Proteins encoded within one genomic window of Thermodesulfobacteriota bacterium:
- a CDS encoding phosphatidate cytidylyltransferase: protein MSNFWQRIVTAAIAVPILYVIFRIGGIVFLLFIMALVLTGQIEYQRLLQSRSLPYARGSGIVLSLLIAATAYKGYVDFSLMFTLSVLLVLIFNLRKTGEESAIIRGGATLFGIVYLGWLLCHAVLLRNIDARGAIGHYAGNAQGLADPGFFFIFFTVACTFLNDTGAYFTGLKFGKKKIAPVISPGKTVEGTLGGVVVCIVTGLIVNYGFGSPMSSDWTILFAIFVSAAAVFGDLVESAIKRGVGIKDSGAIVPGHGGVLDRFDSLIFVFPVSYYFVLVYYSMHGVAVG, encoded by the coding sequence ATGAGCAACTTCTGGCAAAGGATAGTGACGGCTGCGATAGCCGTCCCGATACTCTACGTCATATTCAGGATAGGGGGAATCGTATTCCTCCTGTTCATCATGGCGCTCGTCCTCACGGGGCAGATAGAATATCAAAGGCTGCTCCAGTCGCGGAGCCTCCCCTATGCGCGGGGGTCGGGGATAGTGCTGTCTCTCCTGATAGCGGCCACGGCGTACAAGGGATACGTCGATTTCTCGCTCATGTTCACCCTGTCCGTTCTGCTAGTCCTCATATTCAACCTCAGGAAAACGGGCGAGGAGAGCGCGATAATAAGAGGCGGGGCGACACTCTTCGGCATAGTATATCTCGGCTGGCTCCTCTGCCACGCCGTGCTCCTCCGTAACATAGACGCGCGCGGCGCTATAGGGCATTACGCCGGGAACGCACAGGGCCTCGCCGACCCGGGCTTCTTCTTCATATTCTTTACCGTTGCCTGCACGTTCCTTAACGACACGGGCGCCTACTTCACGGGACTCAAATTCGGAAAGAAGAAAATCGCCCCGGTAATAAGCCCGGGCAAGACGGTCGAGGGCACGCTGGGCGGCGTGGTCGTGTGCATAGTGACGGGCCTTATAGTGAATTACGGGTTCGGCTCGCCTATGTCGTCCGACTGGACTATACTCTTCGCGATATTCGTATCGGCGGCGGCGGTGTTCGGCGACCTCGTGGAATCCGCCATAAAAAGGGGGGTCGGCATAAAGGATTCGGGGGCCATAGTCCCCGGCCACGGCGGAGTGCTCGACAGGTTCGACAGCCTCATATTCGTCTTCCCCGTCTCGTATTATTTCGTCCTCGTTTACTACTCCATGCACGGCGTCGCCGTCGGCTGA
- a CDS encoding ABC transporter permease has product MNNPERGSSPPSFETAKDGRGTLTLKPGGRLDAYTTSDVWDKAEEALSREKPRNVVVDASGIDYMDASGMALLIELRLMQEKAGGGFEITGLRGDLEKLFDLFDPESFAGTKGAAPKKRTGIVEQIGRAAWELLGEIKVHIVFTGQVTVGLTKALMNPFGIRWGEVFTTCEKFGANSFFIIALVNFLVGLVIAFQSAMPMQQYGAQIFVADLIVIAYFKELGPLMTAFVVNGRSGSAFAAELGTMKVNEELDALDTMGLDPVNFLVVPKVIAALLMLPLLTVFGNLFGLLGGLVVMLSLGFTFGTYMNQITASGTYVMLLAGLFKTLFFAVIIAGVGCLSGMRASRGPSAVGDAATEAVVIGIVLMILTDGIFGVVYYVLGI; this is encoded by the coding sequence ATGAACAATCCCGAAAGAGGTTCTTCACCCCCTTCGTTCGAAACGGCAAAGGACGGCAGGGGCACGCTCACACTGAAACCGGGCGGTCGTCTCGACGCGTATACCACGTCCGACGTCTGGGACAAGGCCGAGGAGGCCCTGTCCAGGGAAAAGCCCCGGAATGTCGTGGTGGACGCTTCGGGTATCGATTACATGGACGCCTCGGGGATGGCGCTTCTGATAGAGCTCAGGCTGATGCAGGAAAAAGCGGGCGGCGGCTTCGAGATAACGGGCCTAAGGGGCGACCTCGAAAAGCTGTTCGACCTGTTCGATCCCGAGAGCTTCGCCGGGACGAAAGGAGCGGCTCCGAAGAAGCGGACGGGGATAGTCGAGCAGATCGGCCGCGCGGCCTGGGAGCTGCTCGGGGAAATAAAGGTACACATAGTCTTCACCGGGCAGGTGACAGTCGGGTTGACAAAGGCGCTCATGAACCCGTTCGGTATAAGGTGGGGAGAGGTTTTCACGACCTGCGAGAAGTTCGGCGCCAACTCCTTTTTCATAATAGCCCTCGTCAACTTCCTCGTCGGGCTCGTCATCGCGTTCCAGTCGGCCATGCCGATGCAGCAGTACGGCGCCCAGATATTCGTCGCCGACCTCATAGTCATAGCGTACTTCAAGGAGCTCGGCCCGCTCATGACGGCCTTCGTCGTAAACGGCAGGAGCGGGTCGGCCTTCGCGGCCGAGCTCGGTACGATGAAGGTGAACGAGGAGTTAGACGCCCTCGACACCATGGGGCTCGACCCCGTTAACTTCCTCGTCGTGCCGAAGGTGATAGCGGCCCTCCTGATGCTCCCCCTGCTTACGGTATTCGGGAACCTCTTCGGCCTCCTGGGCGGCCTCGTCGTCATGCTCTCCCTGGGATTCACGTTCGGCACGTACATGAACCAGATAACGGCGTCCGGGACGTACGTCATGCTCCTGGCCGGGCTTTTCAAAACGCTCTTTTTCGCGGTGATAATAGCGGGGGTCGGATGCCTTTCGGGGATGAGGGCGTCGCGCGGCCCGTCGGCCGTCGGCGACGCGGCGACCGAGGCCGTCGTCATAGGGATAGTGCTCATGATCTTAACGGACGGCATATTCGGGGTGGTTTACTACGTTCTCGGGATCTGA
- the hemB gene encoding porphobilinogen synthase produces MYFPAYRPRRLRRTKTIRDLVSETRLSADEFIYPMFAAPGKGVREEVPSMPGIYKQSIDNIVKEAREAEALGVKSVLLFGIPEHKDETGSEGYADDGIIQKTVRELRKKTPDMLVVTDVCMCEYTSHGHCGIIKGGDVDNDETLDYLAKMAVSHAEAGADIIAPSDMMDGRVGVIREALDDAGFEKVPVMAYSAKYASGFYGPFRDAAESPPQFGDRRSYQMDPPNVREALREIALDIEEGADIVMVKPALSYLDVIRAAREEFDHPLAAYNVSGEYSMVKAAGKLGWIDEKLVMMEILTSIKRAGADIIITYHAKEAAEILRGRGK; encoded by the coding sequence ATGTATTTCCCAGCATACAGGCCGAGAAGGCTGAGAAGGACAAAGACGATCCGCGACCTCGTTTCGGAAACGAGGCTGTCCGCGGACGAGTTCATTTACCCAATGTTCGCAGCCCCGGGCAAGGGCGTAAGGGAGGAAGTCCCCTCCATGCCCGGCATATACAAGCAGTCGATCGATAATATCGTCAAGGAGGCCCGCGAGGCCGAGGCGCTGGGCGTAAAATCCGTCCTCCTCTTCGGCATCCCCGAGCACAAGGACGAGACGGGGAGCGAAGGCTACGCCGATGACGGCATCATACAGAAGACCGTACGCGAGCTAAGGAAAAAGACGCCCGACATGCTCGTCGTAACGGACGTCTGCATGTGCGAGTACACGAGCCACGGGCACTGCGGGATAATAAAGGGCGGCGACGTCGACAACGACGAGACGCTGGATTATCTCGCGAAGATGGCCGTCTCTCACGCCGAGGCCGGGGCCGACATAATCGCCCCGTCCGACATGATGGACGGCAGGGTCGGCGTCATAAGGGAGGCCCTCGACGACGCGGGTTTCGAGAAGGTCCCGGTAATGGCCTACTCGGCCAAGTACGCCTCGGGGTTCTACGGCCCCTTCAGGGACGCCGCCGAATCGCCTCCCCAGTTCGGCGACAGGCGAAGCTACCAGATGGACCCGCCCAACGTTAGGGAAGCGCTCCGCGAGATAGCCCTCGACATCGAAGAGGGGGCTGACATCGTGATGGTGAAGCCCGCGCTTTCGTACCTCGACGTCATACGCGCCGCGCGCGAGGAGTTCGACCACCCATTGGCCGCCTATAACGTCAGCGGCGAATATTCGATGGTCAAGGCCGCCGGGAAGCTAGGGTGGATAGACGAGAAGCTCGTAATGATGGAAATACTGACGAGCATAAAGCGGGCCGGGGCCGACATCATAATCACCTACCACGCAAAGGAAGCCGCCGAAATCCTCCGCGGCCGGGGGAAGTAA
- a CDS encoding ATP-binding cassette domain-containing protein, with the protein MSGNNAENKREVIIKVRDLTAKYGDNTILDNITFDVYRGEIFVILGGSGCGKSTLLKHMIGLYKPAGGNVVIEGRDISAAEGDERIEILKRIGVAYQLGALFGSMTVLQNVMLPLEEYTELNAEARDLIGRMKLSLVGLTGSEDKMPSELSGGMIKRAALARAMALDPKVLFLDEPSAGLDPITSAELDELIKQLSRTLGITFVVVTHELNSIYNIADRVIMLDKSVKGIIAEGKPVYLRDHSTIPVVQKFFRRQTDAELGGEENKGESGI; encoded by the coding sequence ATGAGCGGGAATAACGCCGAAAACAAAAGGGAAGTGATAATAAAAGTGAGGGACCTCACGGCGAAGTACGGCGACAACACCATACTCGACAATATAACCTTCGACGTCTACAGGGGGGAGATTTTTGTCATTCTCGGCGGCTCCGGATGCGGAAAGAGCACGCTTCTCAAGCACATGATCGGGCTCTACAAGCCGGCCGGCGGGAACGTCGTCATAGAAGGCCGCGACATCTCGGCGGCCGAAGGGGACGAAAGGATAGAAATACTTAAGCGAATAGGGGTCGCCTACCAGCTCGGGGCGCTTTTCGGATCGATGACGGTCCTCCAGAACGTCATGCTCCCGCTCGAGGAATACACGGAGCTGAACGCCGAGGCGAGGGACCTCATAGGAAGGATGAAGCTCTCGCTCGTCGGCCTTACGGGTTCCGAGGACAAGATGCCGTCAGAGCTCAGCGGGGGCATGATAAAACGCGCGGCGCTCGCCAGGGCCATGGCGCTCGACCCGAAGGTGCTGTTCCTGGACGAGCCTTCGGCCGGGCTCGATCCCATTACATCGGCCGAGCTCGACGAGCTCATAAAACAGCTTTCGAGGACGCTCGGCATCACGTTCGTCGTCGTGACACACGAGCTCAACAGTATTTACAATATAGCGGACAGGGTTATCATGCTCGATAAGAGCGTTAAAGGTATAATCGCCGAAGGCAAGCCCGTTTACCTGAGGGATCATTCGACCATACCGGTCGTCCAGAAATTCTTCAGGCGTCAGACGGACGCGGAGCTCGGCGGTGAAGAAAATAAAGGGGAGTCCGGCATATGA
- a CDS encoding DUF4177 domain-containing protein, translating to MAGNPHYKVVELSLVTDEEIEKALNTWTGEGWTFDGIHFVVRDSSKRPTMAFIFFTSGAGESEGLKSI from the coding sequence ATGGCCGGCAATCCCCACTATAAGGTCGTCGAGCTCTCGCTCGTCACGGACGAGGAGATAGAGAAGGCGCTCAACACGTGGACCGGCGAGGGGTGGACCTTCGACGGGATTCACTTCGTCGTGAGGGACTCCTCGAAGAGGCCGACGATGGCGTTCATCTTCTTCACCTCGGGCGCGGGCGAGTCCGAAGGGCTCAAGAGCATCTGA
- a CDS encoding dihydrofolate reductase family protein: protein MRPLRYSINVTLDGCCDHRAGVVDEDLHRHAVENLARADALLFGRVTYEMMEAAWRTPAQTGLRPDWMADWMQPFALTIDAAKKYVVSSTLQRVDWNAEIVRGDHLEDTVRHLKQQPGNGLFVGGVKLPQALAELGLIDEYEFVVHPRLAGHGPTLFAGLSKHLDLKLVSRLELGSGAVAMRYEPKT from the coding sequence ATGCGACCTCTTCGGTATTCCATCAACGTCACATTGGACGGGTGCTGCGACCATCGCGCGGGGGTCGTGGACGAAGACCTGCATCGTCACGCGGTCGAGAACCTCGCACGGGCCGATGCCCTCCTCTTCGGCCGGGTAACCTACGAAATGATGGAGGCCGCGTGGCGGACGCCTGCACAGACAGGGCTGAGGCCGGACTGGATGGCCGATTGGATGCAGCCATTCGCCCTGACTATCGACGCGGCAAAGAAATACGTCGTGTCGAGTACCCTTCAGCGGGTGGACTGGAATGCGGAGATCGTGCGCGGGGACCATCTGGAGGACACTGTCCGGCATCTGAAGCAGCAGCCCGGGAACGGGCTGTTCGTGGGAGGGGTGAAGCTCCCGCAGGCACTGGCCGAGCTAGGATTGATCGATGAATACGAGTTCGTGGTGCATCCCAGGCTGGCGGGGCACGGGCCGACACTGTTCGCGGGACTATCTAAGCATCTCGACCTCAAGCTCGTGAGCCGGCTGGAGCTCGGCTCGGGGGCGGTGGCGATGCGGTATGAGCCGAAAACGTAG
- a CDS encoding YdgA family protein has product MRVVSVIIIVLVIAVVGMSYRFGMDTEYVYNDLIDQYTEGDAFSVVSRSYDRGILSSKARTVFAVRNMGKEIVRLDETDTIYHGPIPVLAIFKGKAGPAPVLSVLDSRIKLAPAEGSGNAELFEKIPPIDAHTVISFKNKATADMSMPGFELDLEDGDKLSWKGFTGRVDYDTNEFHSLSDLESPGLQIDGKDSTLTVTEIKAWSELSHPAPDAEYPTGDVNFTVGKLDFLAKPGAKLRNLTITGIDFKGKNSERGGLLDSSHSMVFDELTFGGDKYGPGGYELSISNIDSRSWKKLQALINANQNAADSEEAKARFTGELVNLLPGFVSKSPKIELRKLSLETSGGKLEGHLGIYADGEGLENVDLAQNPVLMLAALTADAGITVSKELFVSALTDYKKEEVLENMKAMGEDPPTDEELAELASGAAEDEINLLVSGDILVEKDDSYTIEAAYKSGQVIINGQPIDLGALLQ; this is encoded by the coding sequence ATGAGGGTCGTATCCGTAATAATAATCGTTCTTGTCATAGCCGTCGTCGGGATGTCCTACAGGTTCGGAATGGACACGGAGTACGTCTATAACGACCTCATAGACCAGTACACCGAGGGCGACGCCTTCAGCGTCGTAAGCAGGAGCTACGACAGGGGGATATTGAGCTCCAAAGCCAGAACCGTTTTCGCCGTCAGGAATATGGGCAAGGAAATAGTAAGGCTCGACGAGACGGATACGATATATCACGGCCCGATCCCGGTCCTCGCCATATTCAAGGGAAAGGCGGGGCCCGCGCCCGTGCTTTCTGTGCTGGACTCCCGGATAAAGCTCGCCCCCGCCGAGGGGAGCGGGAATGCGGAGCTTTTCGAGAAGATTCCGCCTATAGACGCCCACACCGTTATCTCTTTCAAAAATAAAGCGACGGCCGACATGTCGATGCCGGGCTTCGAGCTCGACCTCGAAGACGGGGACAAGCTCTCCTGGAAGGGATTTACGGGCCGGGTCGATTACGACACGAACGAGTTTCACAGCTTGAGCGACCTCGAATCCCCCGGTCTCCAGATAGACGGGAAGGATTCGACCCTGACGGTCACGGAGATCAAGGCCTGGTCCGAGCTTTCGCACCCCGCGCCCGACGCCGAATACCCGACTGGGGATGTGAACTTCACCGTAGGAAAGCTCGATTTTCTGGCGAAGCCCGGAGCGAAGCTCAGGAATCTCACGATTACCGGAATCGATTTCAAGGGGAAAAATTCCGAGCGGGGGGGGCTTCTCGACAGCTCGCACAGCATGGTCTTCGACGAGCTCACATTCGGGGGCGATAAATACGGCCCCGGCGGTTACGAGCTTTCGATAAGCAACATAGATTCGAGATCGTGGAAGAAGCTCCAGGCGCTCATAAACGCGAACCAGAACGCGGCCGACAGCGAAGAGGCGAAGGCCCGATTCACCGGGGAGCTCGTAAATCTCCTGCCCGGGTTCGTAAGCAAATCGCCCAAAATCGAGCTCAGGAAGCTCTCGCTCGAAACGTCCGGCGGGAAGCTGGAAGGCCACCTCGGCATATACGCCGACGGGGAGGGGCTCGAGAACGTCGATCTCGCGCAGAACCCGGTCCTCATGCTGGCCGCCCTCACGGCCGACGCGGGGATAACCGTTTCGAAGGAGCTTTTCGTATCGGCCCTCACGGACTACAAGAAGGAAGAGGTGCTCGAGAACATGAAGGCCATGGGAGAGGACCCTCCCACGGACGAGGAGCTTGCGGAGCTTGCGAGCGGGGCGGCCGAGGACGAAATAAATCTCCTCGTCTCGGGGGATATACTGGTGGAAAAGGACGATTCCTATACCATCGAAGCCGCCTACAAGTCGGGGCAGGTAATCATAAACGGCCAGCCTATAGACCTGGGGGCGCTCCTTCAATAA
- a CDS encoding glutamine--tRNA ligase/YqeY domain fusion protein, which produces MEENGEKRSLDFIRTIVEEDNESGKFGGRVATRFPPEPNGCLHIGHAKSICLNFGIAGEYGGTCNLRYDDTNPAKEDTEYVEAIENDVRWLGFDWDGLYHASDYFQALYDHAVTLIKAGKAYVDSLSADEIREYRGTLSEPGKNSPWRDRPAQENLDLFRRMKEGEFPEGAHVLRAKIDMASGNINMRDPVMYRIIQEPHYRTGDEWHIYPMYDYAHCVSDSIEKITHSLCTLEFEDHRPLYDWFLDELGIYHPQQIEFSRLNLNYTVMSKRRLLELVRDGYVNGWDDPRMPTISGLRRRGYTPESIRNFCSRIGVTKQESVIDISLLEHSIRDDLNKRARRVMAVLNPLRVTITNYPEGGSEELDAVNNPEDPSMGTRKVPFSGQLYIERDDFMENPPKKFFRLSPGVEVRLRYAYFLRCEGVVKDENGEVTELLCTYDPSTKGGDAPDGRKVKATIHWVSAPHAIKAEVRLYDRLFTVPEPGADGSDYKERLNPDSLTVLKDRPVEPGLADAEPGVNYQFERLGYFTPDARDSKKGALVFNRTVTLKDSWAKEKNKP; this is translated from the coding sequence ATGGAAGAGAACGGAGAGAAGAGAAGCCTCGACTTCATACGCACGATAGTCGAGGAGGACAACGAGAGCGGAAAGTTCGGGGGCAGGGTGGCGACGCGTTTCCCCCCCGAGCCCAACGGCTGCCTCCACATAGGCCACGCCAAGTCCATCTGCCTTAACTTCGGCATCGCCGGGGAATACGGCGGCACGTGTAACCTGAGGTACGACGACACGAACCCGGCGAAGGAAGACACCGAGTATGTCGAGGCGATAGAGAACGACGTCAGGTGGCTCGGCTTCGACTGGGACGGGCTCTACCACGCTTCGGACTACTTCCAGGCGCTATACGATCACGCCGTAACGCTTATAAAGGCGGGGAAGGCCTACGTAGACAGCCTGTCCGCCGACGAGATAAGAGAGTACAGGGGCACACTCAGCGAGCCCGGAAAGAACAGTCCCTGGAGGGACCGCCCGGCCCAAGAGAACCTCGACCTCTTCAGGCGCATGAAGGAGGGCGAGTTCCCGGAGGGCGCGCACGTTCTCCGGGCGAAGATCGACATGGCCTCGGGCAACATCAACATGCGTGATCCCGTCATGTACAGGATAATCCAGGAGCCGCATTACAGGACCGGGGACGAGTGGCACATATACCCTATGTACGATTATGCGCACTGCGTATCGGATTCCATCGAAAAGATCACGCATTCGCTCTGCACGCTCGAATTCGAAGACCACAGGCCGCTCTACGACTGGTTTTTGGACGAGCTCGGCATATATCACCCGCAGCAGATAGAGTTTTCGAGGCTCAATCTCAACTACACGGTCATGAGCAAGAGGCGGCTTTTAGAGCTCGTCCGGGACGGGTACGTAAACGGCTGGGACGACCCGAGGATGCCGACTATCTCGGGCCTCCGGCGAAGGGGATACACGCCCGAGTCCATAAGAAACTTCTGCTCCAGGATAGGGGTCACGAAGCAGGAGAGCGTCATAGACATATCGCTCCTGGAGCACAGCATACGTGACGACCTCAACAAGAGGGCGCGGAGGGTTATGGCCGTCCTCAACCCGCTCAGGGTAACCATCACGAACTATCCCGAGGGCGGGTCCGAGGAGCTGGACGCCGTCAACAACCCAGAGGACCCTTCGATGGGCACGAGGAAGGTGCCGTTTTCGGGGCAGCTCTACATCGAACGCGACGACTTCATGGAGAATCCGCCGAAGAAGTTCTTCAGGCTCTCGCCGGGGGTGGAGGTGAGGCTCCGGTACGCCTATTTCCTCCGGTGCGAGGGCGTCGTAAAGGACGAAAACGGCGAGGTGACGGAGCTCCTTTGCACGTACGACCCTTCGACGAAGGGGGGAGACGCCCCCGACGGGAGGAAGGTAAAGGCCACGATTCACTGGGTTTCGGCCCCGCACGCGATAAAAGCCGAGGTCAGGCTCTACGACAGGCTGTTTACCGTTCCCGAGCCCGGGGCGGACGGCTCGGACTACAAGGAGCGCCTGAACCCCGATTCGCTCACCGTGCTGAAAGACCGCCCGGTCGAGCCGGGGCTGGCCGACGCCGAGCCCGGGGTAAACTATCAGTTCGAGAGGCTCGGGTACTTCACGCCGGACGCCCGGGATTCGAAAAAGGGCGCGTTAGTATTCAACAGGACCGTCACGCTCAAGGATTCGTGGGCGAAGGAAAAGAACAAGCCCTGA
- a CDS encoding HAD-IA family hydrolase — MTNGKITTIFFDAADTLFFIKEGLGNTYAGVARKYGADPDTAALRRAFSKAFRNAPPLAFGGVSGEERKGLEKDWWKKVVTDVYTEVGMFPGFDEHFDELFEVFRTEAWTLFPETVPVLESLKSRCYKLGIISNFDSRVYDVMERLGIYDYFDTFVISSEAGFAKPSHGIYLAALEKAGVDPGESIHVGDDLRNDFHGPRALGIRAILLDREGEYASLERMDRIGDLTGLESYLNDSGASGLKAEG, encoded by the coding sequence ATGACAAACGGAAAGATCACGACCATATTCTTCGACGCCGCCGACACACTCTTTTTCATAAAGGAAGGTCTAGGGAACACGTACGCCGGAGTGGCCCGCAAATACGGGGCCGACCCCGACACGGCCGCGCTCAGGAGGGCGTTTTCGAAGGCGTTCAGGAACGCGCCCCCGCTCGCTTTCGGCGGGGTTTCAGGCGAAGAGAGAAAAGGACTCGAAAAGGACTGGTGGAAAAAGGTGGTCACCGACGTTTACACGGAGGTCGGAATGTTCCCCGGCTTCGACGAGCATTTCGACGAGCTCTTCGAGGTGTTCAGGACGGAGGCGTGGACGCTCTTTCCCGAAACCGTCCCCGTGCTCGAATCGCTTAAATCCAGGTGCTACAAACTCGGCATAATATCGAATTTCGACTCCCGCGTCTACGACGTTATGGAGCGGCTCGGCATATATGATTACTTCGACACGTTCGTAATATCGAGCGAGGCGGGGTTCGCAAAGCCCTCTCACGGGATATACCTCGCCGCCCTCGAAAAGGCCGGGGTGGATCCCGGAGAGTCCATACACGTGGGCGACGACCTCAGGAACGACTTCCACGGCCCGCGCGCCCTCGGCATACGCGCGATACTCCTCGACAGGGAAGGGGAATACGCATCGCTGGAGCGCATGGACAGGATAGGCGACCTCACCGGGCTCGAGAGCTACCTCAACGACTCCGGCGCATCGGGCCTGAAAGCGGAAGGCTGA
- a CDS encoding MlaD family protein: protein MKKPNYFKIGLFVIAATLLLAAAIIIFGGGKFFQKKTTIETYFDQSVQGLSVGASLEFQGVQIGNVSYIGFVFNEYHTRKTYVLVRAEIYLDKIAGEGKKRLFETDEERLQGYGQMIQKGLRLQLASQGVTGIAFLNAVYLDPERYPPLEIDWTPEYSYIPSAPGTITQITQTIENLSRSIESIDIQKITDGVEDLVASLNNAVEQAKVGELSADLRKLVNTLDTTTAELDKMLKSKETKETIANVVAITDELNRTLRRTDRLLSNREHNIKLTMENIERITEDMKEFMETVKKYPSWVLFGSPPPHIEPEGGEKQ, encoded by the coding sequence ATGAAAAAACCGAACTACTTCAAAATCGGGCTTTTCGTTATCGCCGCCACGCTTCTTCTGGCTGCGGCGATAATCATTTTCGGCGGAGGAAAGTTCTTCCAGAAAAAGACCACCATCGAGACTTATTTCGACCAGTCGGTTCAGGGGCTCTCCGTCGGGGCCTCCCTCGAATTCCAGGGGGTCCAGATAGGCAACGTCAGCTACATCGGGTTCGTTTTCAACGAATACCATACGAGAAAGACGTACGTTCTCGTCCGGGCCGAAATATACCTCGACAAGATAGCCGGAGAGGGCAAGAAAAGACTCTTTGAAACCGATGAGGAAAGGCTTCAAGGCTACGGGCAGATGATACAGAAGGGGCTCAGGCTCCAGCTCGCCTCTCAGGGCGTTACAGGCATAGCGTTCCTTAACGCCGTATACCTCGACCCCGAGCGGTATCCTCCGTTGGAAATCGACTGGACACCCGAATACTCGTACATTCCCTCGGCGCCCGGCACCATAACGCAGATTACGCAGACTATAGAGAATCTTTCACGAAGCATAGAAAGCATCGACATACAGAAAATAACGGACGGGGTGGAAGACCTCGTCGCGTCTCTTAACAACGCCGTCGAGCAGGCTAAGGTAGGGGAGCTCAGCGCCGACCTGCGGAAACTCGTGAACACGCTCGACACCACGACCGCCGAGCTCGACAAGATGCTCAAGAGCAAGGAGACCAAAGAGACCATCGCAAATGTCGTCGCGATTACGGACGAGCTCAACAGGACGTTAAGGCGCACGGACAGGCTGTTGTCCAACCGCGAGCACAACATCAAGCTCACCATGGAGAACATAGAGCGCATTACGGAGGACATGAAGGAGTTCATGGAGACCGTGAAGAAGTACCCGTCGTGGGTGCTCTTCGGGAGTCCTCCGCCGCACATCGAGCCCGAGGGGGGAGAAAAACAATGA
- a CDS encoding formyltransferase family protein — protein MSESDIKPLFEPRGGPMSVAVLLSGSGTNFVAVVEEERRLARSGERLYGRIDAVFTNAPGCEGAGKAAEYGIPVLGLGSKKYFDVLGKGPEDEETRDYYDAAAIALIESVATPDIIVLAGYRRRLGRAFIERYGGRILNLYPGDITKDYLVRGVDASVQALRAGEDSLRCTVYLERFGERFGTALVQSPPVSLAGFTEADRDAMGARIREEAEWKALPFAVHELVAKGRAGIDGDGALYVDGKRLGPSGYPMKGTE, from the coding sequence ATGAGCGAATCCGATATAAAACCATTGTTCGAGCCGCGCGGGGGGCCGATGAGCGTCGCCGTCCTGCTCTCGGGCTCGGGGACCAATTTCGTCGCCGTCGTCGAGGAGGAAAGGCGGCTGGCGCGCTCGGGCGAAAGGCTCTACGGCAGGATAGACGCCGTGTTCACGAACGCCCCCGGGTGCGAGGGAGCCGGGAAGGCGGCGGAGTACGGGATACCGGTTCTGGGCCTAGGCTCGAAAAAGTATTTCGACGTCCTCGGCAAGGGCCCCGAAGACGAGGAGACGAGAGACTATTACGATGCCGCGGCGATCGCGCTTATCGAGAGCGTCGCGACTCCCGACATTATAGTCCTCGCCGGTTACAGGCGGAGGCTCGGCCGCGCCTTCATCGAAAGGTACGGCGGCAGGATACTGAACCTCTACCCCGGCGACATAACGAAGGACTACCTCGTACGCGGCGTCGATGCCTCCGTCCAAGCGCTGAGGGCCGGGGAAGACAGCCTTCGCTGCACGGTGTACCTGGAGCGTTTCGGCGAGAGGTTCGGCACTGCCCTCGTCCAGTCCCCGCCCGTGTCGCTCGCTGGTTTCACCGAGGCCGACAGGGACGCCATGGGGGCCAGGATCAGGGAAGAGGCCGAGTGGAAGGCGCTTCCATTCGCCGTCCACGAGCTCGTGGCCAAGGGAAGGGCCGGGATCGACGGGGACGGGGCGTTATACGTTGACGGAAAGAGGCTCGGGCCTTCGGGCTATCCCATGAAAGGCACGGAATAG